Genomic DNA from Veillonella criceti:
AAATTGAATTCCCTTCGCTTCGCAATGTTTTATCTGCTCTTTAGGTGTTAAAAAGTTTCCTCCAGACAAGAAAATCATATCCTTTCTTTATTTAATGTTTAAGTACATAGTTATGGAATTAAAAATGCCTACTCCATTGAGTAGACACTTAGTTGTATTATTATGTAGTACTTTGCATATTGTTTGCTAACTTTCGTTATTTTATAGTTACATTATAGTAAATCAAGTATACAATATCAATGAGAAAAGCATTTTAAAAGTATTTTACATTTATATTGTTAATTTCAATATTTTATAGGTAGAGGTGCATTTAAAATAATCTTGTGCATTTCAAAAATATATGATCTAATAAATATATATTCTTTAAATATTAGGGAGAAATGATATGGCAGAAATAACATCAACTATGAAAACATTGAAAGAGATTTTGTATAATGAAGATATTTTTACTATTCCCGATTTTCAGAGAAGTTTTGTATGGGGAGCTAATGAGGTAAATGTATTATTTAATGATTTTGATGAAGATACAAATGGATTTAAATGTAATAAAAAAGATTTAAATAATTTGCCTGGATATTTACTAGGGAATATAGTACTTGTTCAAGATGAAGAAAATAAAAAACAGTATGAAGTAATAGATGGACAGCAGCGATTAACGACTTTAACATTATTATTTTGTGCTTTATATTATAAATTCTCTGAACTTAGAGAGACAGAAAATGATGTTAAATGGGGGAAACATGCAGCTCAACTTTGTGATTACTATTCTATTCTCGACGGTGAGTTTCAATTTGAAAGTGTAAAAGTTTTACATAATGACAGTTTAGAATTTAAAAATACTTATCAAGATATTATAAAATCAGGAGAATTTAATAATACTGATAATCAAAGTTCTAATAATATAATTGAAGTTTATGAAGCGATAGAAGACAATCTTAATAAAATAGCTAATGAGGATATTGAATTACTAGTGACGTTTAAGTCGTATTTAACTGAAAAAGTGAAATTAATAGTAACAACAGCTCCATCTATTGAAAGAGCATTTCAATTATTTGAAGTTCTTAATGATAGAGGTCAAACCTTAGAGCCTATGGATTTATTAAAAAATCATTTTTTAAAAGAATTATCAAATAATTTAAGTATAAATCAAATTAACGAATTTGTAGTTAATTGGAATACATTTTTAAAAAATTTAAAAGTTGGGAAAAAAGTTATTACTGCATCGACATTTATGAAACATTTTATTTTATCTGATAGAGGGGATAATATTAAAAAAAATAGTCTGCTATCTTATTTTAAAGAAATTTATTTAGATCCGATAAAAGAGGCAGATAGACCTAATTATATACTTAAATTATCTGCAAAATTAAAAGAAATGAGTCGTATATATTCTAGTATTGAAAAGAATTCTTTAGAAAATGATTATTTAAAAAATAATAAATCTTTATTTTGTATATTTAAATTATTATCAGTTACACAAATGCATCCAATATTAATGAATTTTTATCATTCAGATGAAAAAATAAAAAGTGAAGCAGCTAATATATGTGTACAATATGGTGCAGCTGTAATTTTTTCTTTTACTCAAACAAATCATATTGAAAAAGAGCTGCCTTCTATCATAAGAAAGTTAAAAGATTCTTCTAATGATAATGATAAGATTAAAATACTTAAAGAGGAAATTAGAAAAAAAATAAAACCTTATATAGAAGATTTAAATCAATTATTACCTACAAAAGATCTAGCAGGAGCTAATAAACATCAATCTTCAAAAGCATTACAATTATTAAAATTTATTGAGTTATATTTTTGCGAAAATGATAATATTATGTCTGTTGCAGGTTCTAAAATACAGCTTGAACATATTATGCCATATGATTCAGATTATAAGGAATATAATTATGATACGGAAGAAAATCGAATTAATTTTTTAAATCGTATAGGTAATTTAACATTACTTATGAAGAATGCTAATTCTTCTGCTAGCAATAAGAAATTTGAGGAAAAATCTGCTTATTATGAAGCTTCAGAATTTAAAATAACCTCTACATTAGTTAAAGAAGCACAAACACCTGTAGCTAAAGGACAACATAGAACTTTGATTGATAATATAAATAATTATTTGTTTATGAAAGATACAAAGCAAATTAAATTATGGAGTGCAGAGGAGATTAATCAGCGTGGTCTTCAAATTACTAAATTGATGGATAATTTACTTACTGGTCAAATATAAAATAAATTTTATATTTCCTTCCCTGGGATACCCTCATTGTCTGAGGGTATCCCTTTTGTTATACTTATAGAGCAATCATATGCCATGTTATTGTATAACTATAATTATTTTTCACATAGTTAAGGAGTCTTTATGTCGTCCACATATTCTTTTTACAATCGAGTCAAATTAGTAGCTAATGGAACGATTGATTTATTATCGTCGTTATTTCTGCCTATTATAGCTTTATTGGTATCTACCGGGATTTTAAAGGGCTTATTCATTCTGCTTACGGTGAATGAGTTTGTAGTACCTAATACGAGTACCTACGCTATTTTAAATGCTATGAGTGACGCCTTTTTCTATTTTATCCCTGTCTTTTTAGCCTATACGGCAGCGAAACGATTTCAAGTTGATCCGTTCACAGCGATGTTATTGGCTTGTGTTTTGGTATATCCCGAAGTGACACAGCTTATGAAAGCTCCTGCGGCGGGTGGTATGGAGTCGGCAGAAGCGTTAGTAAAGGGAATGACGGGCCAGACAAACTGGGTTGGCCCTGATTTATTTGGTCTACCTGTGGGGCAGGTTATGTATCCTTCGTCAGTGATTCCTATTTTACTGGCCGTATACTGTATGAAATATGTTCAGAATTTTGGTGAAAAAGTATTTCCTGAAGCGGTGCAAGGTTTATTTACGCCACCGCTATGTATTGTTGTAATGACGCCGTTCACGCTTGTAATTTTAGGCCCCATCGGCACTTGGTTAGGGGCTTTATTAGGCAATGGGTATGAGTTAATTTATAGTTTAAGCCCTTTACTAGCTGGATTAGTAGTAGGTACAGTACAACCGTTTCTTGGTATGCTTGGTTTGCAATGGGGCTTTTTCCCAATTGCTATTAATAATGTAGCCGTATATGGTTTCGATACATTAATGCCTTTGTTTGGGTCGGCTATGTTTGCGCAAGCCGGTGCTGCATTAGCGGTAGCGGTACGAACTCGTAATACATTGTTTAAGTCAGAAGCTTTTTCTGCAGGTATTATTGCTTTATTAGGCGTAACCGAGCCCGCTGTATTTGGAGTGACACTTAGGTTGAAACGACCTATGGTTTGCGCTTGTATAGCGGGTGGTCTTGGCGGTGCTGTGGCTGGCTTTTTTAAGGTTAGTGCTGCTTCTTTTGCTATTCCTGCAGTTACCACTTTGCCTGTATTTATGGGACCGTCCTTCATGTGGTACCTATTAGCATTAGGAATTGCTTTTGGTTTAAGCTTTGTATTGACGTTAGTGGTTGGTTTTACAGATGTTGTAGAAATAACGAATAATAAGCTTAATGAAAATAAATAAAAGGTTGTAACAGCTATATTAATTCATAGTTGTTACAACCTTTTTTGTTACTAATTTTTGTTACTAATTTTTGTTTAAATGTCGTTTCAGATTAATACCAAATATAGCGAATCAATACGATGATAGCTAATGGGTACATAATCCAGTGTACTTCTTTAGTACGACCAGCAATAATTTTAAGCAGTGGATACATGATAAGGCCTGCTGCCACACCATTAGCAATGCTGTAAGTGAATGGCATTAAAGCGATAACCATGAAGGATGGGAAGGCTTCGGTCCAATCGGAGAAGTCGATGTCGCGAATTGGCTCCATCATAAGGGCCCCTACAAGAATTAGAATAGGAGCAGTCGCACAGTTTGGTACGAGCGTAATAAGTGGTGCAAACAGTAAAGCTAAGAGGAATAGCACGCCACAAGTGACAGCGGTTAATCCCGTACGGCCACCAGCACCAACGCCTGCAGCACTTTCTACGAAGGCCGTAATGGTACTAGCACCGAGTAAAGCACCAAAGCTAACGCCCACAGCATCCACTGTCATTGCTTTGCCAAGACCTGGGAATTTTCCTTCTTTAGGATTAGCAATGCCTGCTTTAGTAGCAGTACCAATTAAGGTACCCATGGAGTCGAATAACTCTACGAAGGTGAAAGAGAAGATGATAGTAACTAGGCCAAGGTGCATAGCACTGGCAATATCAAGTTCAAAGAAAGCTGCTTTGCTGAAATCTGGTACGGCCATAATGGAGAAGTTTTCAGGAAGCTGTGCATTGCCTGTGGCATAAGCGAGGATACTTGTTACAACGGCACCGATAATGAAAGCGCCTTGTACATTGCGGGCCATTAATAGAGCGGTAAAGATAAGACCAAAAAGGGCTAAGGCCACTTGGGGATCCATAAGATTACCGAGCGTTAGTATCGTTTCAGAAGAACCAGGTGTAGAATGACCTTGGGTAGCTACAACTTGTGCCAAGCTATCAGGGGATAAAGATAAGGTTACTGTCATAAGGCCGGAGAGTTTCAAACCAATGATGGTGATGAAAAGGCCGATACCAACTGTGATGGCAATTTTCATGGCCGCCGGAATCCCTTCAACAATATGTTGACGAACTGTAGTGAGTGTTAAGAATAAGAACACTAGACCGGAAATAAAAACGGCGCCCAAAGCGGTTTGCCAAGCAATGCCCATACCGAGTACAACGGTAAAGGTGTAAAAGGCGAGTAGGCCAACACCAGGGGCTAAACAAATTGGATAATTGACTAGGACACCCATCGCGATAGTTACCAGACCGCCACCAAGGGCTGTGGCAATGAGGACAGCGTCTTTATCCATGCCGGCGATACTTAATAAATTTGGCGCTAGAAATAGAATATACGCCATGGTGATAAAGGTGGTTAACCCGGCGATAATTTCACCTTTCACCGTCGTGTTGCGCTCTTTGAGTGCGAACAGTTTTTCTAACATAATAACCTCCTATAGATGGTATAGAAATAAGTTCATTCCTATTGTATCATGGCCGTTAGGAAATGTGGAGAGTATAGGTAGGAAAAAGTCTGTTAGGGTAGGAAGTTTTTAATTCCCCTCTATGATAGGGGAAAATACTGTGTTATAATGAATTTAGTAATTCCTACTGTGAAAGAGGTATATGAGAGATGAAAATATCAACTAAGGGTCGTTATGCTTTGCGCGTATTAGTTGACCTAGCAGAAAATGGTAAAAAGAAAAACGTTTCCATTCGCGAGATTGCTGAACGTCAACGTATTTCCGATAAATATTTAGAAGGTATTGTAGCACGTCTTAGTGCGGCTGGTTATGTAAAGAGTGTACGTGGTAAATATGGCGGTTATCGGTTATCGAAGGAGCCAAAAGAATATACTGTGTACGATATTTTACGAGCTGCTGAGGATTCGATTGCGCTAGTTGCTTGTTTAGAAGATGAAGTAAATCAATGTCCTCGTAGTAAAACCTGCATGACGTTGCCTTTATGGGAGCATATGCAAGCTCAATTTAAAGAGTATATGGAAAAATTGACGTTACAAGATGTATTGGACAAAAAATTTGATGTGCCGGCAGATGACGGTGATGATGTGACAGAGGAAGTGCTGGCTGATGTGGCTTCGTCTGAAACGAGTGATGACACACCTGTTAAGTCAGATACGGTAGGGCCTGCTTCTGTATAGTCAATGTGATTTAACGCGCCTTTAAGTATAGCTTAAAGGGCGTTTTTCTTTACTTAGTTAATTAACAGGTTAACAATTCAAGTTCAATTGCTTGACAGTGATAGTATAGTTGTATAGAATTATATTGTAAGCTAATTAATTGAGATGAGGAGATAACTTTGATAGAAAAAAATATAGATGAATTGGCCTTAAAAAATCAACTGTGCTTTCCCTTATATGCTTGTGCTAAAGAGATTGTACGTGCCTATCAACCCTTATTAGAACCTATGAATTTAACTTATACACAGTATATTGTTATGATGGTTCTTTGGGAACATAGTCATTTAAATGTAAAATCATTAGGTGAGTATTTATATTTAGACTCTGGTACATTGACACCTTTATTGCGTAAGATGGAAGCCAAGGGATTTTTAACACGGACTCGGTCTAAAGAGGATGAACGAACAGTGATTATTTCGATTACCGAAGAAGGTCGTGCTTTACAGCAACGGGTAGCTCATGTGCCACAGGCGATGGCTAAGGTAGTGAAACTATCGCAGGAAGAATTTGAAACGATGTATCAGTTGCTATATAAAATGATTGCCCAACTTACAGGGCGAGAACAAAAAGAATAATACGAATTAGAATTGTAGCTCTGTAAGCTCCTTGGATATAGTTCAAGGGGCTTTTGCGCACTTTTTAGAAAGGCGCATGGCGTTAAGTGTTAGTAGTAAGAAAGAAGGAATCCTATGGCAGAATCTAATGGTGGTATGCGTAATGTATGGATTTTAACTGTTTGCATGACAGGTTTATCGATATGTTATACGATGTTGGTCCCTTTTTTACCCGTGTATTTATTAGAATTAGGGGTAGAACATAATCGTGTGGCCTTATGGTCAGGCGTTGTGTTTTCAATTACCTTTTTTGTAGCAGGTGTGATGGCGCCTATTTGGGGACGTATGGCCGATACACGCGGTAAAAAAATTATGGCGATTCGTGCTGGTATTTTTATCGGTATTGCATATATATTAACTGGCTTTGTACAAGATGCGTGGCAACTTTTAGCCACACGTGCTTTGATGGGCTTTGCTAATGGCTTTATGCCAGCAGCTATGACGATGGTGTCGCTGAGCGTGGCTAAAGAAAAGACAGGGACGGCACTGGGAATTTTTCAGACTGGTCTGATTGTAGGTAATGTTATTGGACCGTCTTTAGGGGGGCTGATTGAAGCTGCAGTAGGGATGCGACCTGTGTTCTTTATTGCGGGGATTGTCCTATTTATTGCCAGTGCTGTGGTGTTTTTCTTTGTAAAAGAACCAAAGGTAACGGAAGAGGCCACTGTAACGACTAGTTCATTCCGCGAAGATTGGCATTTTGTAAAGCAACGTAAAGTATTGACTGATTTATTATGGTTATTCTTTATTATGCAATCGGCTATTTTAATGTTGCAACCTATCTTAGCTTTATATGTAGGGCAATTGCAGGGCACGATGGAAGGAGCCGCTTTATTGTCCGGTATGATTTTAAGTATTGGTGGTTTAGCTGGCGCTGTCACTACGAATCTATGGGCCGCTTTTGGGCAGCGTAAAGGCTATTTTAAAGCGGTGTGCTATGCTCTTTGTGGGACAGGTTTATTCTTATTCTTACAAAGTATGCCACTGGGGATTACTTGGTTTGGTAGTTTACAGATTTTAGTCGGTTGCTTTATTGTTGGTGTTAACCCTTTGTTGAGTGCAGCAGTAGCTCATTATACAGAGCCTGCTTTTCGTGGTCGTGTATTTGGGATGACAACGACAGCGAATCAATTTGGCTCCATGGTAGGGCCTTTATTTGCTAGTGGCGTGACGACCCTGTTGGGAATACAGTATGTATTTTTAGTAACAGGGGCATTACTCATGTTTGTAGCCTATCAAGTATATCGTCGTCGAGTAAAATCAGCAGATGCTTTTTAAATTAGTGTCAACTTAGTTAGATTTTTAGTTTAAATTTATCTTTTAGTCTAACTGTACCTGTTAGTATTGATTTACTATTTGGTTGGGCGTCATACTAGCTTTTGTCCTAGTAGTATAGTATGATATATTATATTGAGATATATCTATGTAAAAGGTATATGCTTGAGGGGGATTGAGAACTTGTTTTACAAAGTTCTTTGCCATGGCTAGGTAAGGCCATGGGATAAAAAGCGAGTTTTATGAAAGAGAGGGTTTAATATGAACATTCAAACTGTATATGGTGATAAACGAACTATTTATGTGGCCGGTGGCTGTTTCTGGGGCGTTGAAGGTTATTTTAAACGAGTGCAAGGCATTGTAGCGACTGAAGTTGGTTATGCGAATGGTAAAACTGAAGCACCTACGTATGAGCAAGTATGCAAAGATGATACAGGCCATGCAGAGACTGTTAAATTAGATTATGATCGTCATATGATTTCGTTAGAAGAGATTTTGCTTCATTTACTTCGGATTGTAGATCCTTATTCTGTCAATAAACAAGGTGGCGATGTGGGGGTACAATATCGTACGGGTGTATATTATACGAATGAAGCAGATAAAATAAAAATTGAACGTTTATTTAAACATGTGGATCCGGACGGTAAGTTTGCGATTGAAGTGAAACCGTTGGAACATTTTTTTGATGCAGAAACATATCATCAAGATTATTTAGATAAAAATCCTGATGGTTACTGTCATGTATCGTTGCATAAAGCTGACGAGCCTTTGGTAGGGTTGCCAGCCTATGTAAAAGAAGAAGCAGCTGTGTTAAAAGCTCGTATTGGTGCTGATGCGTATGCGATTACACAAGAAAGTGCGACAGAACCTCCTTTTACAGGCGAATATGATGATCATTTTGAACGAGGTATTTATGTAGATATTGTCAGTGGCGAACCACTGTTCTTATCGGCTCATAAATTTAACTCTGGTTGTGGTTGGCCTGCGTTTTCTCGTCCAATTGTAGCGAATGCAGTGGATTATAAAGAAGATGATTCGATTATTGGACGACCTCGTGTAGAGGTGCGTAGTGCTCACGGAGATTCCCATTTAGGGCATGTATTCCCTGATGGTAAAGCGGAATTGGGCGGTTTACGTTACTGTATTAATAGTAAATCGTTGCGTTTCATCAAAGCTGATGATATGGTGGCTGAAGGCTATGGGGCTTGGTTGCCGATTTTGGAGGCAGAAGAAACCGATAAGTAATCAAATTTCTTATCATTATGATGAT
This window encodes:
- a CDS encoding MFS transporter, which encodes MAESNGGMRNVWILTVCMTGLSICYTMLVPFLPVYLLELGVEHNRVALWSGVVFSITFFVAGVMAPIWGRMADTRGKKIMAIRAGIFIGIAYILTGFVQDAWQLLATRALMGFANGFMPAAMTMVSLSVAKEKTGTALGIFQTGLIVGNVIGPSLGGLIEAAVGMRPVFFIAGIVLFIASAVVFFFVKEPKVTEEATVTTSSFREDWHFVKQRKVLTDLLWLFFIMQSAILMLQPILALYVGQLQGTMEGAALLSGMILSIGGLAGAVTTNLWAAFGQRKGYFKAVCYALCGTGLFLFLQSMPLGITWFGSLQILVGCFIVGVNPLLSAAVAHYTEPAFRGRVFGMTTTANQFGSMVGPLFASGVTTLLGIQYVFLVTGALLMFVAYQVYRRRVKSADAF
- a CDS encoding DUF262 domain-containing protein — translated: MAEITSTMKTLKEILYNEDIFTIPDFQRSFVWGANEVNVLFNDFDEDTNGFKCNKKDLNNLPGYLLGNIVLVQDEENKKQYEVIDGQQRLTTLTLLFCALYYKFSELRETENDVKWGKHAAQLCDYYSILDGEFQFESVKVLHNDSLEFKNTYQDIIKSGEFNNTDNQSSNNIIEVYEAIEDNLNKIANEDIELLVTFKSYLTEKVKLIVTTAPSIERAFQLFEVLNDRGQTLEPMDLLKNHFLKELSNNLSINQINEFVVNWNTFLKNLKVGKKVITASTFMKHFILSDRGDNIKKNSLLSYFKEIYLDPIKEADRPNYILKLSAKLKEMSRIYSSIEKNSLENDYLKNNKSLFCIFKLLSVTQMHPILMNFYHSDEKIKSEAANICVQYGAAVIFSFTQTNHIEKELPSIIRKLKDSSNDNDKIKILKEEIRKKIKPYIEDLNQLLPTKDLAGANKHQSSKALQLLKFIELYFCENDNIMSVAGSKIQLEHIMPYDSDYKEYNYDTEENRINFLNRIGNLTLLMKNANSSASNKKFEEKSAYYEASEFKITSTLVKEAQTPVAKGQHRTLIDNINNYLFMKDTKQIKLWSAEEINQRGLQITKLMDNLLTGQI
- a CDS encoding PTS transporter subunit EIIC — translated: MSSTYSFYNRVKLVANGTIDLLSSLFLPIIALLVSTGILKGLFILLTVNEFVVPNTSTYAILNAMSDAFFYFIPVFLAYTAAKRFQVDPFTAMLLACVLVYPEVTQLMKAPAAGGMESAEALVKGMTGQTNWVGPDLFGLPVGQVMYPSSVIPILLAVYCMKYVQNFGEKVFPEAVQGLFTPPLCIVVMTPFTLVILGPIGTWLGALLGNGYELIYSLSPLLAGLVVGTVQPFLGMLGLQWGFFPIAINNVAVYGFDTLMPLFGSAMFAQAGAALAVAVRTRNTLFKSEAFSAGIIALLGVTEPAVFGVTLRLKRPMVCACIAGGLGGAVAGFFKVSAASFAIPAVTTLPVFMGPSFMWYLLALGIAFGLSFVLTLVVGFTDVVEITNNKLNENK
- a CDS encoding NCS2 family permease, whose protein sequence is MLEKLFALKERNTTVKGEIIAGLTTFITMAYILFLAPNLLSIAGMDKDAVLIATALGGGLVTIAMGVLVNYPICLAPGVGLLAFYTFTVVLGMGIAWQTALGAVFISGLVFLFLTLTTVRQHIVEGIPAAMKIAITVGIGLFITIIGLKLSGLMTVTLSLSPDSLAQVVATQGHSTPGSSETILTLGNLMDPQVALALFGLIFTALLMARNVQGAFIIGAVVTSILAYATGNAQLPENFSIMAVPDFSKAAFFELDIASAMHLGLVTIIFSFTFVELFDSMGTLIGTATKAGIANPKEGKFPGLGKAMTVDAVGVSFGALLGASTITAFVESAAGVGAGGRTGLTAVTCGVLFLLALLFAPLITLVPNCATAPILILVGALMMEPIRDIDFSDWTEAFPSFMVIALMPFTYSIANGVAAGLIMYPLLKIIAGRTKEVHWIMYPLAIIVLIRYIWY
- a CDS encoding MarR family winged helix-turn-helix transcriptional regulator, with the protein product MIEKNIDELALKNQLCFPLYACAKEIVRAYQPLLEPMNLTYTQYIVMMVLWEHSHLNVKSLGEYLYLDSGTLTPLLRKMEAKGFLTRTRSKEDERTVIISITEEGRALQQRVAHVPQAMAKVVKLSQEEFETMYQLLYKMIAQLTGREQKE
- the msrA gene encoding peptide-methionine (S)-S-oxide reductase MsrA, whose amino-acid sequence is MNIQTVYGDKRTIYVAGGCFWGVEGYFKRVQGIVATEVGYANGKTEAPTYEQVCKDDTGHAETVKLDYDRHMISLEEILLHLLRIVDPYSVNKQGGDVGVQYRTGVYYTNEADKIKIERLFKHVDPDGKFAIEVKPLEHFFDAETYHQDYLDKNPDGYCHVSLHKADEPLVGLPAYVKEEAAVLKARIGADAYAITQESATEPPFTGEYDDHFERGIYVDIVSGEPLFLSAHKFNSGCGWPAFSRPIVANAVDYKEDDSIIGRPRVEVRSAHGDSHLGHVFPDGKAELGGLRYCINSKSLRFIKADDMVAEGYGAWLPILEAEETDK